The Lacipirellula parvula genome window below encodes:
- a CDS encoding formylmethanofuran dehydrogenase subunit B has translation MPETITDYVCTACGCLCDDLTLTVDGRRITRVEPPCPVAASFFLKERPEPPAAALIAGQPATLEAALARAAEILQTAASPLICGLERATVDAQRAAVALADKLGATLDPTDDAGRSRNHAAIQTLGAVTATLGEVAGRSDLIVYWNCDPAATHPRHIERIARHPYTTPDAHPTPRRVVVVAATRNATSKQADEALTLRTGGDLAALAVVRTILAEAPLGDETAIERQTGAPLAQWAYLAQRLKAAKYAAIFYDPTQLATDGPDAIVQSITELVREHHRHSRAVALPLGSPGNAAGAAQVLTWQTGFPSAVNFAAGYPRHLPGEATAAHMLERGEADAAIIVGSNPTAHLPHAAQATLNKLPTILLTNEASDATQQAAVTLFTPTFGIETAGNVFRCDNIALPLTAAIPPKLPAAEELLQRLLKLLN, from the coding sequence ATGCCAGAAACGATTACCGATTACGTTTGCACCGCCTGCGGGTGCCTTTGCGACGACCTGACGCTGACGGTCGACGGCCGCCGCATCACGCGGGTCGAGCCCCCCTGCCCTGTCGCCGCGTCGTTCTTCCTGAAAGAGCGGCCCGAACCGCCCGCCGCGGCGCTGATCGCCGGCCAACCAGCAACGCTCGAGGCGGCGCTCGCCCGCGCCGCGGAGATTTTGCAGACCGCCGCGTCGCCGCTCATTTGCGGCCTCGAACGTGCGACCGTCGACGCTCAGCGTGCCGCCGTGGCCCTCGCCGACAAACTCGGCGCCACGCTCGACCCAACCGACGATGCGGGCCGCAGTCGCAATCACGCCGCGATCCAAACGCTCGGCGCCGTCACCGCCACGCTCGGCGAAGTCGCCGGCCGCAGCGACCTCATCGTCTACTGGAACTGTGATCCCGCCGCAACGCATCCCCGCCACATCGAGCGGATCGCCCGCCATCCCTACACGACGCCTGACGCCCACCCGACGCCGCGCCGCGTCGTGGTCGTCGCAGCCACTCGCAACGCGACGAGCAAGCAAGCCGACGAGGCCCTCACGCTCCGCACCGGCGGCGACCTCGCAGCGCTCGCGGTCGTCCGTACGATCCTGGCAGAGGCGCCGCTCGGCGACGAAACGGCGATCGAACGCCAAACCGGCGCTCCGCTCGCGCAATGGGCCTACCTCGCCCAACGGTTGAAGGCTGCCAAGTACGCCGCGATCTTTTACGATCCGACGCAACTCGCAACGGACGGCCCCGACGCCATCGTCCAATCGATCACCGAACTTGTGCGCGAGCATCACCGCCACTCCCGGGCGGTGGCGCTACCGCTCGGCTCGCCCGGCAATGCCGCCGGCGCCGCCCAGGTGCTCACGTGGCAAACCGGCTTCCCCTCCGCCGTGAACTTCGCCGCCGGCTATCCGCGGCATCTCCCCGGCGAGGCCACCGCCGCCCACATGCTCGAACGCGGCGAAGCCGATGCGGCGATCATCGTTGGCAGCAATCCAACCGCCCACCTACCACATGCCGCGCAAGCCACGCTGAACAAACTTCCAACGATCCTGCTGACCAATGAGGCGAGCGACGCCACGCAGCAAGCCGCCGTCACGCTCTTCACGCCCACCTTCGGCATCGAAACGGCCGGCAACGTCTTCCGCTGCGATAACATCGCGCTGCCGCTAACGGCCGCGATACCCCCCAAACTCCCCGCCGCCGAAGAACTACTGCAGCGTCTGTTGAAACTTCTAAATTGA